A stretch of DNA from Paenibacillus albus:
TGGTATCTTCTCTGTACTTGCAGGTAACTAAAACGTATAGACTAAATATGAAGTAATTTTTATGATATTCTTGGTCATCTAGTGTAACGCAAAAAGATAAAACTGTAACGTCTCAATAAGGTAATTGTCACCAGCTGTTATCTTATTATGCTATTATAAATAATTAAATGGTCAACATGTTGTTACATCTTCAATTTTCTAATAAAGAAGACAATTGTGCCTCCTCCAAATGCGAGAGTTTACTTTTCTAAAGCAAGTGCTGACTGAACCAACTATCTCAAACTGAATCGAATTGAATGGTCTTATCTGCTTGAGATGTATCATTGGCGATGACAACAAATGTTCTTTCTCTGAGTGCATGTATTCAAACACCATGTACCCACCAAAAATTAACTGAGTACATGTACATGCACCCAATAATTTTTCAATTGGGTGCATGTATTTTCTTCTGAGAAATTGGTGAAAAACTGGTGTAACTATTGGTGTAAACCTGGTGAAAAATTGGTGATAAAACCTTCTCTAAACTAACAAAACGAGCCTAAACAATCAAAATGGGTACACCAAAAATCCACTAAAAACAAGGTTTTAGCCGAATGTAACAGTCTCTATAATACTCAATTTGTGACCCGCATACGGTGCATGTGGAATGTACAGTGTCGCTAAATGGAGGGAGTCGTAAGCTATGCTTACGCTCTCTGTTTTGTTTCTGGATTGCGGAAATGGTAGTGATTTTGATATTTCCGCCATCATAAACGGATTCTTGCAAATGACTGTCTAACCTCTCGTCCGGCTGCCATAATGGAAGCCGGATTTTTTATTGGTCATCATTTAAAGTAGTTTTTCGAGCTAAGTAAACAACCTTGTGAAGGGGGCAAACCCCTTTTTCGCTTTGATTGTACAGTGCATTCGTCAATCATAGTGGGATTACAAAAATCTCTACATTTCGATACGATTAGTATCGTTAGTGCGATACAAAGCGTTTTATTATTTTCAAACTTGCATCCCCATTCTACTTCAATTAATTCAATAATTGGATATCCTTAGACTAATGAAAAAGAAAGTCATGACTGCGGCACTTTCTACTGCAATCGTACTCGATACGTTAGGAACGGGCGGCATCGTTGGGGTAGCTCCATCTACGACCCCAACATTTCCTGACATTCAGAACTCATTTGCGAAAGAAGCGATCCAGCAGCTTATCGATCTTGGCATCATCAAAGGCGTAGACGCTTCACACTTCGATCCTAAAGGACACCTCACTCACTCGCGCGCAATTCGTTACGATCATGGTTAAATCGCTTGGACCCTTGTGGACATGTCTAAAACCGTATCCGACATGTTCAAGGACGTAACCGGATGGGCAGCTTCTTA
This window harbors:
- a CDS encoding S-layer homology domain-containing protein, which translates into the protein MKKKVMTAALSTAIVLDTLGTGGIVGVAPSTTPTFPDIQNSFAKEAIQQLIDLGIIKGVDASHFDPKGHLTHSRAIRYDHG